A single Lactuca sativa cultivar Salinas chromosome 8, Lsat_Salinas_v11, whole genome shotgun sequence DNA region contains:
- the LOC111908438 gene encoding rRNA 2'-O-methyltransferase fibrillarin 2: MRAPIRGGRGGSGGFRGGRGDGGGRGRGGGGGRGRGGGGFSGGRSAGGRGGGRGRGGGRGGRGGGMKGGSKVIVEPHRHDGVFIAKGKEDALCTRNMVPGEAVYNEKRISVQNEDGTKIEYRVWNPFRSKLAAAVLGGVDNIWMKPGSRVLYLGAASGTTVSHVSDLVGPTGVVYAVEFSHRSGRDLVNMAKKRTNVIPIIEDARHPAKYRMLVSMVDVIFSDVAQPDQARILALNASYFLKSGGYFVISIKANCIDSTVPAEAVFASEVKKLQAEQFKPMEQVTLEPFERDHACVVGAYRVPKKQKSSS, from the exons ATGAGAGCTCCAATCAGAGGAG GACGTGGTGGAAGCGGTGGATTCAGGGGTGGCCGTGGAGATGGCGGCGGtagaggaagaggaggaggaggaggcagAGGCAGAGGAGGAGGAGGATTCAGCGGCGGAAGAAGCGCTGGTGGAAGAGGCGGCGGTAGAGGTCGCGGTGGTGGCAGAGGAGGACGTGGTGGTGGAATGAAGGGAGGGAGTAAGGTTATCGTTGAACCACATAGACACGATGGTGTGTTTATTGCTAAAGGTAAGGAAGATGCTCTTTGCACTAGAAACATGGTGCCTGGTGAAGCTGTTTATAATGAGAAGAGGATCTCTGTTCAG AATGAAGATGGAACAAAGATCGAGTATAGAGTATGGAATCCCTTTAGATCAAAGTTGGCTGCTGCTGTTCTTGGAGGGGTTGACAATATTTGGATG AAACCTGGTTCTCGTGTGCTTTACCTTGGAGCTGCATCTGGCACAACTGTTTCTCATGTATCTGATCTTGTTGGACCT ACTGGAGTCGTGTATGCTGTTGAATTTTCTCATAGAAGTGGTAGAGATTTGGTGAATATGGCTAAAAAGAGGACAAATGTTATTCCTATTATTGAAGATGCCAGACATCCAGCCAAGTACAGAATGCTTGTTAGCATGGTTGATGTTATTTTTTCTGATGTTGCTCAACCTGATCAG GCTAGAATTTTAGCACTCAATGCATCCTATTTCTTGAAATCCGGAGGCTATTTTGTTATATCAATTAAG GCAAACTGCATAGATTCTACAGTTCCAGCTGAGGCTGTGTTTGCTTCTGAAGTGAAGAAGCTGCAAGCAGAGCAATTTAAACCGATGGAGCAAGTGACACTTGAACCCTTTGAAAGAGACCATGCTTGTGTTGTTGGAGCCTATCGGGTTCCAAAGAAACAAAAATCTTCTTCTTAA